From a region of the Anoplopoma fimbria isolate UVic2021 breed Golden Eagle Sablefish chromosome 16, Afim_UVic_2022, whole genome shotgun sequence genome:
- the tmsb4x gene encoding thymosin beta-4, translating into MSDKPDISEVENFDKTKLKKTETQEKNTLPTKETIDQEKTS; encoded by the exons ATGTCTGACAAACCTGATATCTCTGAAGTCGAAAATTTCGACAAGACCAAGCTGAAGAAGACAGAAACCCAGGAGAAAAACACCCTGCCAACCAAAGAAA CCATCGACCAGGAGAAGACGTCATAA
- the LOC129104154 gene encoding toll-like receptor 7 isoform X4 has protein sequence MRHTSEPEGDPYVSEWVMTNLRVKLEEEGDKHLPLCLEERDWPPGAPLVENLAQSIQYSRKTLFVLTEAYVKTGVFKLAMFLAHQRLLDENVDVIVLLMLEPVLQHSHFLRLRKRMCGKSVLEWPRTAAAEPWFWQILRNVVRVDNKFICNKTYSKYFNVR, from the exons ATGCGACACACCAGCGAACCAGAAGG AGATCCATATGTCTCTGAGTGGGTGATGACCAATCTGCGCGTGAaactggaggaggaaggagataAGCATCTTCCTCTGTGTCTGGAGGAGAGGGATTGGCCCCCTGGAGCCCCACTGGTAGAGAACCTCGCGCAGAGCATCCAGTACAGTCGCAAGACCCTGTTCGTCTTAACCGAAGCCTATGTTAAGACCGGGGTTTTCAAGCTGGCGATGTTTCTGGCCCACCAACGACTGCTTGATGAAAATGTGGATGTGATTGTGCTGCTGATGCTGGAACCCGTCCTGCAGCATTCTCACTTCCTGCGCCTGAGGAAGAGGATGTGTGGGAAAAGCGTGTTGGAGTGGCCGAGAACGGCTGCTGCAGAGCCCTGGTTTTGGCAGATCTTGAGGAATGTGGTCAGAGTGGACAACAAGTTTATATGCAACAAGACTTATTCAAAGTACTTCAACGTCAGGTGA
- the LOC129104154 gene encoding toll-like receptor 8 isoform X2, with amino-acid sequence MKNISVDSFSKLLNLTQLNLGYANKRKPVIIAADAFKNLTKLRELTLTGNCLKEIPGNLPLSVEILNLNNNKILFLNNRSLTGLSNVTHLRLSKNCYVWNPCGKSVIIMEDSFAVMSKLQVLDLSFNNLTKVPVGLPQSLRSLKLGSNRIQVISEDDFLRLQNLKVLKIEGNCPRCQNAPFPCVPCQNMSLAIHPKAFHKLKNLVSLNLGGNSLDHLNPSWFESLTNLKQLFLSFNFLLKAITEEATFLRHLQNLEVIDLSFNFALKLYPMTINLSTEFTNLKSLRTLHLEGLVFQDIRPDTLKPLYKLTNLSALNLGTNFIIHLDSTIFNNFSHLKMIYLAENRLYPIPVRSIQNPSAGYNRRSDLSISPLINPHPKDFVYELSHGLIKQECFDSGRVLILSSNNLFFISPKQFEGYGNIACLNLSGNGFSAALNGTEFSLLPNLTYLDLSFNKIDLAYDNAFKELEKLEVLDLSNNDHYFKAFGVTHNLNFTKNLPALRVLNMSHNAISTLTTKKMYSKSLTELQFTNNFLGTLWKERDGSYKKLFTNLTNLTILDISYNKITKIPYNVYEYLPRNLATLRINHNLLTDFTWDKLKCLQLLQILDLSFNSISNVTGINTNVSLTFLDLSHNNIFHLDNGFLKGAKSLTTLSLSNNKLTIINQSTFQSRTESQIQTLFMQRNPFQCTCDSLDFIVWIENSDVKIPRLTTEVTCDTPANQKDCVYDVFVTYDTRDPYVSEWVMTNLRVKLEEEGDKHLPLCLEERDWPPGAPLVENLAQSIQYSRKTLFVLTEAYVKTGVFKLAMFLAHQRLLDENVDVIVLLMLEPVLQHSHFLRLRKRMCGKSVLEWPRTAAAEPWFWQILRNVVRVDNKFICNKTYSKYFNVR; translated from the exons ATGAAGAATATTTCGGTTGATTCGTTTTCCAAACTGCTGAATCTGACTCAACTCAATCTCGGCTATGCAAACAAGAGAAAACCAGTGATCATTGCTGCGGATGCTTTCAAAAATCTGACAAAACTGCGGGAACTGACACTGACTGGCAACTGTCTGAAAGAAATTCCCGGCAATCTCCCTCTCAGTGTGGAAATCCTCAACCTGAACAATAACAAGAttctttttttgaataacaGGAGCCTTACTGGCTTATCAAACGTGACTCATTTAAGGTTATCCAAAAACTGCTACGTCTGGAACCCCTGTGGGAAATCTGTTATTATTATGGAAGACAGTTTTGCAGTTATGAGCAAACTGCAGGTTCTGGACTTGTCTTTTAACAACTTAACAAAAGTTCCCGTAGGATTACCCCAATCATTACGATCGTTAAAGCTGGGTTCTAACAGAATCCAGGTCATATCTGAAGATGATTTTCTGCGGCTTCAAAATTTAAAAGTCCTAAAAATAGAAGGGAATTGTCCAAGATGTCAAAATGCTCCATTTCCTTGTGTTCCTTGCCAAAACATGTCTCTTGCCATCCATCCTAAAGCATTTCATAAACTAAAAAACCTTGTATCACTGAACCTGGGAGGAAACTCACTGGACCACCTGAATCCCTCCTGGTTTGAGAGCCTGACAAACCTTAAACAATTGTTCCTGTCATTCAACTTCTTATTAAAAGCAATTACCGAGGAGGCAACATTTCTAAGACATCTCCAAAACTTAGAAGTAATCGATCTCTCTTTCAACTTTGCTCTCAAGTTGTACCCCATGACAATAAACCTCTCAACAGAGTTTACAAATCTCAAATCTCTCAGAACTTTGCATTTGGAGGGTTTGGTCTTCCAGGATATTCGACCGGACACGCTCAAACCTCTGTACAAGCTCACAAATCTGTCTGCACTGAACTTGGGGACTAACTTCATTATTCACTTGGATTCCACCATATTCAACAATTTTTCCCACCTGAAAATGATATACCTAGCAGAAAACAGGCTGTATCCCATCCCGGTGAGAAGTATCCAAAATCCAAGTGCCGGATACAATCGGAGGTCAGACCTCTCTATTTCACCGCTCATAAATCCCCATCCCAAAGATTTTGTTTATGAACTATCACACGGCCTTATCAAACAAGAGTGCTTTGACTCTGGACGAGTGCTGATCCTCAGCTCAAATAATCTGTTCTTCATTTCTCCGAAGCAATTTGAGGGCTATGGAAATATTGCATGTCTCAACCTCTCTGGGAATGGATTTTCAGCAGCACTTAATGGAACAGAGTTCTCCTTGCTGCCTAATCTGACATACCTAGACCTGTCATTCAATAAGATTGATCTGGCCTATGACAACGCTTTCAAAGAACTCGAGAAACTAGAAGTGCTAGACCTCAGTAACAACGATCACTACTTTAAAGCATTTGGGGTAACACATAATTtaaattttacaaaaaatctGCCTGCTCTGAGGGTGCTGAATATGAGTCATAATGCCATTTCCACATTGACAACAAAAAAGATGTACAGCAAATCATTAACGGAACTTCAGTTTACAAACAATTTCCTCGGGACTCTTTGGAAGGAACGGGATGGCTCATATAAGAAGCTTTTTACGAATCTTACTAATTTGACAATTTTAGATATATCCTACAACAAAATTACAAAGATTCCATACAATGTTTATGAATATTTGCCGCGTAACCTTGCCACACTACGCATAAATCACAATTTGCTTACTGATTTTACATGGGACAAACTCAAGTGTCTCCAGCTACTTCAAATTTTAGACCTGAGCTTCAATTCCATATCGAATGTGACAGGTATAAACACAAATGTCTCTTTGACTTTCCTTGACCTGAGTCATAATAACATTTTCCACTTGGACAACGGGTTTCTTAAGGGTGCAAAAAGCCTCACGACTCTTAGCCTTAGCAACAACAAACTGACTATAATCAATCAATCCACCTTCCAATCCAGAACTGAATCTCAGATTCAGACTTTGTTCATGCAGAGAAACCCGTTCCAGTGTACCTGTGACTCATTAGATTTCATTGTGTGGATTGAAAACAGTGATGTAAAGATCCCTAGACTGACCACGGAGGTGACATGCGACACACCAGCGAACCAGAAGG ACTGTGTTTATGATGTCTTTGTGACGTACGACACCAGAGATCCATATGTCTCTGAGTGGGTGATGACCAATCTGCGCGTGAaactggaggaggaaggagataAGCATCTTCCTCTGTGTCTGGAGGAGAGGGATTGGCCCCCTGGAGCCCCACTGGTAGAGAACCTCGCGCAGAGCATCCAGTACAGTCGCAAGACCCTGTTCGTCTTAACCGAAGCCTATGTTAAGACCGGGGTTTTCAAGCTGGCGATGTTTCTGGCCCACCAACGACTGCTTGATGAAAATGTGGATGTGATTGTGCTGCTGATGCTGGAACCCGTCCTGCAGCATTCTCACTTCCTGCGCCTGAGGAAGAGGATGTGTGGGAAAAGCGTGTTGGAGTGGCCGAGAACGGCTGCTGCAGAGCCCTGGTTTTGGCAGATCTTGAGGAATGTGGTCAGAGTGGACAACAAGTTTATATGCAACAAGACTTATTCAAAGTACTTCAACGTCAGGTGA
- the LOC129104154 gene encoding toll-like receptor 7 isoform X3 produces MSQPTIPLSDVKIPRLTTEVTCDTPANQKGEALIYFDISQCVNDSEAFLIYLFTNSFIILFMFVATVAHLFYWDASYVLHFMKAKLKGYKSLNSPDCVYDVFVTYDTRDPYVSEWVMTNLRVKLEEEGDKHLPLCLEERDWPPGAPLVENLAQSIQYSRKTLFVLTEAYVKTGVFKLAMFLAHQRLLDENVDVIVLLMLEPVLQHSHFLRLRKRMCGKSVLEWPRTAAAEPWFWQILRNVVRVDNKFICNKTYSKYFNVR; encoded by the exons ATGTCACAGCCTACAATTCCTCTAAG TGATGTAAAGATCCCTAGACTGACCACGGAGGTGACATGCGACACACCAGCGAACCAGAAGGGTGAAGCTCTGATCTACTTTGACATTAGCCAGTGTGTAAATGACAGTGAGGCATTCTTGATCTACCTTTTCACAAATTCCTTCATTATTCTTTTCATGTTTGTGGCAACAGTTGCTCACTTATTTTACTGGGATGCTTCCTACGTTCTTCACTTTATGAAAGCTAAACTGAAAGGATACAAATCCTTGAACTCACCAGACTGTGTTTATGATGTCTTTGTGACGTACGACACCAGAGATCCATATGTCTCTGAGTGGGTGATGACCAATCTGCGCGTGAaactggaggaggaaggagataAGCATCTTCCTCTGTGTCTGGAGGAGAGGGATTGGCCCCCTGGAGCCCCACTGGTAGAGAACCTCGCGCAGAGCATCCAGTACAGTCGCAAGACCCTGTTCGTCTTAACCGAAGCCTATGTTAAGACCGGGGTTTTCAAGCTGGCGATGTTTCTGGCCCACCAACGACTGCTTGATGAAAATGTGGATGTGATTGTGCTGCTGATGCTGGAACCCGTCCTGCAGCATTCTCACTTCCTGCGCCTGAGGAAGAGGATGTGTGGGAAAAGCGTGTTGGAGTGGCCGAGAACGGCTGCTGCAGAGCCCTGGTTTTGGCAGATCTTGAGGAATGTGGTCAGAGTGGACAACAAGTTTATATGCAACAAGACTTATTCAAAGTACTTCAACGTCAGGTGA
- the LOC129104154 gene encoding toll-like receptor 7 isoform X1, which yields MFFKFVIRNQYSECTMTIIRWMHLLLFCLCCHYEIQPAACKPVWMRSQFPCDVTAYNSSKVLFDCKGRHLHNVPFGITANATELNLSENYMKNISVDSFSKLLNLTQLNLGYANKRKPVIIAADAFKNLTKLRELTLTGNCLKEIPGNLPLSVEILNLNNNKILFLNNRSLTGLSNVTHLRLSKNCYVWNPCGKSVIIMEDSFAVMSKLQVLDLSFNNLTKVPVGLPQSLRSLKLGSNRIQVISEDDFLRLQNLKVLKIEGNCPRCQNAPFPCVPCQNMSLAIHPKAFHKLKNLVSLNLGGNSLDHLNPSWFESLTNLKQLFLSFNFLLKAITEEATFLRHLQNLEVIDLSFNFALKLYPMTINLSTEFTNLKSLRTLHLEGLVFQDIRPDTLKPLYKLTNLSALNLGTNFIIHLDSTIFNNFSHLKMIYLAENRLYPIPVRSIQNPSAGYNRRSDLSISPLINPHPKDFVYELSHGLIKQECFDSGRVLILSSNNLFFISPKQFEGYGNIACLNLSGNGFSAALNGTEFSLLPNLTYLDLSFNKIDLAYDNAFKELEKLEVLDLSNNDHYFKAFGVTHNLNFTKNLPALRVLNMSHNAISTLTTKKMYSKSLTELQFTNNFLGTLWKERDGSYKKLFTNLTNLTILDISYNKITKIPYNVYEYLPRNLATLRINHNLLTDFTWDKLKCLQLLQILDLSFNSISNVTGINTNVSLTFLDLSHNNIFHLDNGFLKGAKSLTTLSLSNNKLTIINQSTFQSRTESQIQTLFMQRNPFQCTCDSLDFIVWIENSDVKIPRLTTEVTCDTPANQKGEALIYFDISQCVNDSEAFLIYLFTNSFIILFMFVATVAHLFYWDASYVLHFMKAKLKGYKSLNSPDCVYDVFVTYDTRDPYVSEWVMTNLRVKLEEEGDKHLPLCLEERDWPPGAPLVENLAQSIQYSRKTLFVLTEAYVKTGVFKLAMFLAHQRLLDENVDVIVLLMLEPVLQHSHFLRLRKRMCGKSVLEWPRTAAAEPWFWQILRNVVRVDNKFICNKTYSKYFNVR from the exons ATGTTTTTCAAGTTTGTCATAAGGAATCAATACAGTGAATGCACAATG ACCATCATACGTTGGATGCACTTGCTGCTGTTCTGTCTGTGTTGCCATTATGAGATCCAGCCTGCTGCATGTAAACCTGTGTGGATGAGATCACAGTTCCCTTGTGATGTCACAGCCTACAATTCCTCTAAGGTGCTATTTGACTGTAAAGGGCGTCATCTGCATAATGTACCTTTTGGGATAACCGCTAATGCAACTGAACTTAACTTGTCAGAAAACTACATGAAGAATATTTCGGTTGATTCGTTTTCCAAACTGCTGAATCTGACTCAACTCAATCTCGGCTATGCAAACAAGAGAAAACCAGTGATCATTGCTGCGGATGCTTTCAAAAATCTGACAAAACTGCGGGAACTGACACTGACTGGCAACTGTCTGAAAGAAATTCCCGGCAATCTCCCTCTCAGTGTGGAAATCCTCAACCTGAACAATAACAAGAttctttttttgaataacaGGAGCCTTACTGGCTTATCAAACGTGACTCATTTAAGGTTATCCAAAAACTGCTACGTCTGGAACCCCTGTGGGAAATCTGTTATTATTATGGAAGACAGTTTTGCAGTTATGAGCAAACTGCAGGTTCTGGACTTGTCTTTTAACAACTTAACAAAAGTTCCCGTAGGATTACCCCAATCATTACGATCGTTAAAGCTGGGTTCTAACAGAATCCAGGTCATATCTGAAGATGATTTTCTGCGGCTTCAAAATTTAAAAGTCCTAAAAATAGAAGGGAATTGTCCAAGATGTCAAAATGCTCCATTTCCTTGTGTTCCTTGCCAAAACATGTCTCTTGCCATCCATCCTAAAGCATTTCATAAACTAAAAAACCTTGTATCACTGAACCTGGGAGGAAACTCACTGGACCACCTGAATCCCTCCTGGTTTGAGAGCCTGACAAACCTTAAACAATTGTTCCTGTCATTCAACTTCTTATTAAAAGCAATTACCGAGGAGGCAACATTTCTAAGACATCTCCAAAACTTAGAAGTAATCGATCTCTCTTTCAACTTTGCTCTCAAGTTGTACCCCATGACAATAAACCTCTCAACAGAGTTTACAAATCTCAAATCTCTCAGAACTTTGCATTTGGAGGGTTTGGTCTTCCAGGATATTCGACCGGACACGCTCAAACCTCTGTACAAGCTCACAAATCTGTCTGCACTGAACTTGGGGACTAACTTCATTATTCACTTGGATTCCACCATATTCAACAATTTTTCCCACCTGAAAATGATATACCTAGCAGAAAACAGGCTGTATCCCATCCCGGTGAGAAGTATCCAAAATCCAAGTGCCGGATACAATCGGAGGTCAGACCTCTCTATTTCACCGCTCATAAATCCCCATCCCAAAGATTTTGTTTATGAACTATCACACGGCCTTATCAAACAAGAGTGCTTTGACTCTGGACGAGTGCTGATCCTCAGCTCAAATAATCTGTTCTTCATTTCTCCGAAGCAATTTGAGGGCTATGGAAATATTGCATGTCTCAACCTCTCTGGGAATGGATTTTCAGCAGCACTTAATGGAACAGAGTTCTCCTTGCTGCCTAATCTGACATACCTAGACCTGTCATTCAATAAGATTGATCTGGCCTATGACAACGCTTTCAAAGAACTCGAGAAACTAGAAGTGCTAGACCTCAGTAACAACGATCACTACTTTAAAGCATTTGGGGTAACACATAATTtaaattttacaaaaaatctGCCTGCTCTGAGGGTGCTGAATATGAGTCATAATGCCATTTCCACATTGACAACAAAAAAGATGTACAGCAAATCATTAACGGAACTTCAGTTTACAAACAATTTCCTCGGGACTCTTTGGAAGGAACGGGATGGCTCATATAAGAAGCTTTTTACGAATCTTACTAATTTGACAATTTTAGATATATCCTACAACAAAATTACAAAGATTCCATACAATGTTTATGAATATTTGCCGCGTAACCTTGCCACACTACGCATAAATCACAATTTGCTTACTGATTTTACATGGGACAAACTCAAGTGTCTCCAGCTACTTCAAATTTTAGACCTGAGCTTCAATTCCATATCGAATGTGACAGGTATAAACACAAATGTCTCTTTGACTTTCCTTGACCTGAGTCATAATAACATTTTCCACTTGGACAACGGGTTTCTTAAGGGTGCAAAAAGCCTCACGACTCTTAGCCTTAGCAACAACAAACTGACTATAATCAATCAATCCACCTTCCAATCCAGAACTGAATCTCAGATTCAGACTTTGTTCATGCAGAGAAACCCGTTCCAGTGTACCTGTGACTCATTAGATTTCATTGTGTGGATTGAAAACAGTGATGTAAAGATCCCTAGACTGACCACGGAGGTGACATGCGACACACCAGCGAACCAGAAGGGTGAAGCTCTGATCTACTTTGACATTAGCCAGTGTGTAAATGACAGTGAGGCATTCTTGATCTACCTTTTCACAAATTCCTTCATTATTCTTTTCATGTTTGTGGCAACAGTTGCTCACTTATTTTACTGGGATGCTTCCTACGTTCTTCACTTTATGAAAGCTAAACTGAAAGGATACAAATCCTTGAACTCACCAGACTGTGTTTATGATGTCTTTGTGACGTACGACACCAGAGATCCATATGTCTCTGAGTGGGTGATGACCAATCTGCGCGTGAaactggaggaggaaggagataAGCATCTTCCTCTGTGTCTGGAGGAGAGGGATTGGCCCCCTGGAGCCCCACTGGTAGAGAACCTCGCGCAGAGCATCCAGTACAGTCGCAAGACCCTGTTCGTCTTAACCGAAGCCTATGTTAAGACCGGGGTTTTCAAGCTGGCGATGTTTCTGGCCCACCAACGACTGCTTGATGAAAATGTGGATGTGATTGTGCTGCTGATGCTGGAACCCGTCCTGCAGCATTCTCACTTCCTGCGCCTGAGGAAGAGGATGTGTGGGAAAAGCGTGTTGGAGTGGCCGAGAACGGCTGCTGCAGAGCCCTGGTTTTGGCAGATCTTGAGGAATGTGGTCAGAGTGGACAACAAGTTTATATGCAACAAGACTTATTCAAAGTACTTCAACGTCAGGTGA
- the tlr7 gene encoding toll-like receptor 7: MIFHLMCVVLLGLWCCLSISTASVSYPKTLPCDVVEDNNGTVVTVDCTERSLKEIPQGIPTDTTNLTLTINHIPRLNSTSFSGLENLTEIDMRCNCVPIKIGPKDRMCTKSVIIEENTFTSLRNLQALYLDGNQLYTIPKGLPQNLILLSLEVNHIYNILKVNLSEIRNIEMLYLGQNCYYRNPCNASYAIEDGAFLQLNNLTLLSFKSNNLSFIPHQLPTSLKELYLYNNNIEIVTDEDFKNLTNLEILDISGNCPRCYNAPFPCKPCPNNSPLNISKTAFKTLTKLKTLRLHSNSLTCVQSEWFANTTELRELDLSSNFLARAIGVTDFPQFLGKLEELDLSFNYELQRYPQTLRLSCSFSYLKSLRVLRLKGFVFQQLLPDSIDPLKPLTNLEFVDLGTNFIKMTNLSILMELKSFKIISLSDNKISSPSEGLDGVGFSGGEPLHWSPMSPVAQYQSKEVREIHYFRYDEYARSCKYKDKERGTITSFVNKNCSQFGKTLDVSRNNIFFLHSRFLNLGELRCLNLSGNAMSQSLNGSEFTYLKNLQYLDFSHNRLDLLYSTAFQELTNLVILDISYNNHYFESEGLTHMLNFTRNLKKLKILLMNHNKISTSTNTELDSRSLERLEFRDNRLDMLWRDGDTRYVNYFKNLLNLTVLDISHNNLNYIPPEVFSGMPDKLSELYIKNNKLKDNSFNWEKLQLLQSLQVLDLSGNSLTTVPPMLSICTKSLKKLLLHKNQIIKLTPDFLKGAYNLEYLDLSFNHIQHIEKSSFPDDVVDRMDKLLLHNNRFLCTCNATWFIMWLNRTTVTIPRLATDVTCASPGAQRGHPVISVDLLACQHSYLSIILYTLMTSLVLSFLTLSISSHLFLWDVWYIYHFCRAKLKGYRRLHSQSSAYDAFVIYDKEDSAVTEWVIKEMCAHLEEHGDRRLTLCLEERDWIPGCPLIDNLSQSIHNSKRTVFILTSKYIKSGNFKTAFYMAHQRLMDEKDDVIVLIFLEKVPCNSKYLRLRKRLYKRSVLEWPTNPQAQLYFWFSLRSVLATESHKQYNNLFKETL, translated from the exons ATGATCTTCCATCTA ATGTGTGTGGTGCTGCTGGGCCTGTGGTGTTGCCTCTCTATATCAACAGCTAGCGTTTCTTACCCAAAAACTCTGCCATGTGACGTCGTGGAGGACAACAACGGCACCGTGGTGACTGTTGACTGCACTGAGAGAAGCCTCAAAGAAATCCCCCAAGGCATCCCAACTGACACAACCAATCTGACGCTCACCATCAACCATATTCCTAGATTAAACTCCACCTCCTTTAGCGGTCTGGAGAACCTGACGGAAATTGACATGAGGTGCAACTGTGTGCCCATCAAAATCGGGCCCAAGGACCGCATGTGCACTAAGAGTGTGATAATAGAGGAAAACACCTTTACCAGCTTGAGGAACCTCCAAGCGCTGTACCTAGATGGCAATCAGCTCTACACTATTCCTAAAGGCCTCCCTCAAAACCTGATCCTGCTGAGTTTGGAAGTGAAccacatttataatattttgaaagTAAACCTCTCTGAGATTAGAAATATTGAGATGCTGTACCTCGGTCAAAACTGTTATTACCGTAACCCATGTAATGCTTCCTATGCTATAGAGGATGGTGCATTTTTACAGCTAAACAATTTAACATTGCTCTCTTTTAAGTCCAATAACTTATCCTTTATTCCACATCAACTACCCACAAGTCTGAAGGAGTTGTACctctacaacaacaacattgaaaTAGTCACTGATGAGGATTTCAAAAACTTAACCAACCTTGAGATTCTAGATATCAGCGGAAACTGTCCACGGTGTTACAACGCTCCTTTCCCATGCAAACCGTGCCCAAATAATTCACCCCTTAATATCAGCAAGACGGCTTTTAAAACGTTGACGAAACTAAAGACGCTGCGCCTGCACAGTAACTCGTTGACATGTGTGCAGTCCGAGTGGTTTGCCAACACAACGGAGCTGAGAGAGCTTGATCTCTCCTCAAACTTTTTAGCAAGAGCAATAGGAGTCACGGACTTCCCACAATTCCTGGGGAAACTGGAAGAATTGGACCTTTCCTTTAACTATGAGCTTCAGAGGTACCCTCAAACCCTGAGGCTGAGCTGCAGTTTCTCGTACCTCAAATCCCTTCGAGTTCTCAGACTGAAGGGCTTTGTGTTTCAGCAGCTACTGCCAGACAGCATTGATCCTTTAAAACCTCTCACAAACTTGGAGTTTGTAGATCTAGgtacaaactttattaaaatgacaaacctaAGTATTCTGATGGAactaaaaagctttaaaataatcaGTCTGTCCGACAACAAAATATCTTCCCCCTCTGAAGGCCTAGATGGCGTCGGTTTTTCTGGCGGAGAGCCCTTGCACTGGTCTCCCATGTCGCCTGTAGCTCAGTACCAAAGTAAGGAAGTGAGAGAGATTCATTACTTCAGATATGATGAATATGCACGCAGCTGCAAATACAAAGATAAGGAACGTGGAACGATTACATCCTTTGTCAACAAGAATTGCAGTCAATTCGGCAAAACCCTGGATGTGAGCAGGAACAACATATTCTTCTTGCATTCAAGATTTTTAAATTTAGGAGAGTTGCGATGCCTCAATCTGTCTGGTAATGCAATGAGCCAAAGTCTGAATGGCTCCGAATTTACATATCTGAAAAATTTACAATATTTAGACTTCTCCCATAATCGCCTGGATCTGCTCTACTCCACTGCATTTCAAGAGCTGACAAATCTGGTCATCTTGGATATTAGTTACAACAACCATTACTTTGAGTCTGAGGGCTTGACTCACATGCTCAATTTTACTAGGAATTTGAAAAAGCTCAAGATATTGCTCATGAACCACAACAAGATATCTACTTCCACTAACACAGAGCTGGACAGTCGATCTCTAGAGAGGTTAGAGTTCAGAGATAACCGGTTAGACATGTTGTGGAGAGACGGCGACACCAGGTATGTCAATTATTTCAAGAACTTACTTAATCTGACTGTCCTGGACATCTCTCATAACAACCTCAATTACATTCCACCAGAAGTGTTCAGCGGTATGCCAGACAAACTATCTGAGCTctacatcaaaaacaacaaactaaaagATAATTCCTTTAATTGGGAGAAACTACAGCTCCTACAATCTTTGCAAGTCTTAGACCTCAGTGGAAACAGTTTGACTACTGTTCCACCCATGCTGTCAATCTGCACCAAATCTCTCAAGAAGCTCCTTTTACATAAAAACCAAATCATAAAACTCACGCCGGATTTCCTCAAGGGTGCCTACAACTTAGAATATCTGGATCTTAGTTTTAATCACATCCAGCACATTGAGAAATCCAGCTTTCCCGATGATGTCGTTGATCGGATGGACAAGCTGCTTCTGCACAATAACAGATTCCTGTGCACTTGCAACGCCACTTGGTTTATCATGTGGCTCAACAGGACCACGGTGACCATCCCCAGGCTGGCCACGGACGTGACATGCGCTAGCCCAGGGGCACAGAGAGGTCATCCTGTGATCTCAGTGGACCTGCTGGCCTGCCAGCACAGCTACCTGTCAATCATCCTTTACACCCTGATGACTTCCCTCGTCCTCAGCTTCCTCACACTGTCAATCTCCAGCCATCTCTTCCTGTGGGACGTCTGGTACATCTACCACTTCTGCAGGGCAAAGCTCAAAGGTTACAGACGCCTGCACTCCCAGAGCTCTGCCTATGATGCCTTTGTGATATACGACAAGGAGGACTCGGCGGTGACAGAGTGGGTGATAAAGGAGATGTGCGCTCATCTGGAGGAACACGGGGACCGCCGCCTGACGCTGTGCCTGGAGGAGCGGGACTGGATCCCCGGATGCCCCCTGATCGACAACCTCTCCCAGAGCATCCACAACAGCAAGAGGACAGTGTTCATTCTCACCAGCAAATACATCAAAAGCGGCAACTTCAAGACAGCTTTCTACATGGCCCACCAAAGGCTAATGGATGAAAAAGATGACGTTATTGTACTGATCTTCTTGGAGAAAGTGCCTTGCAATTCAAAGTACCTGAGATTAAGGAAGAGACTTTATAAGCGTTCTGTGCTGGAGTGGCCGACAAACCCGCAAGCGCAGCTGTACTTCTGGTTCAGCCTGAGAAGTGTTTTAGCAACTGAAAGTCACAAACAGTATAACAATCTATTTAAAGAGacactgtaa